A stretch of the Oxyura jamaicensis isolate SHBP4307 breed ruddy duck chromosome 4, BPBGC_Ojam_1.0, whole genome shotgun sequence genome encodes the following:
- the SEC31A gene encoding protein transport protein Sec31A isoform X8 translates to MKLKEVDRTAMQAWSPAEQHPIYLATGTSAQQLDATFSTSASLEIFELDLSDPSLDMKSCATFSSSHRYHKLIWGPHSMTAGERVSGVLIAGGENGNVILYDPAKIIAGDTEVIIAQKDKHTGPVRALDVNMFQTNLVASGANESEIYIWDLNNFATPMTPGVKTQPLEDISCIAWNRQVQHILASASPSGRATVWDLRKNEPIIKVSDHNNRMHCSGLAWHPDVATQMVLASEDDRLPVIQMWDLRFASSPLRVLESHTRGILAIAWSMADSELLLSCGKDAKILCSNPNTGEVLYELPTNTQWCFDIQWCPRNPAVLSAASFDGRISVYSIMGGSTDGLRQKQVDQLSSSFGNLDPFGTGQPLPPLQLPQQTAPQSVVLPLKKPPKWIRRPVGASFSFGGKLVTFENAKPQQQPGIDQQQQRHHVYVSQVVTEKEFLARSNQLQEAVQSEGFISYCQKKIDMAQADFEKNVWAFLKVNFEEDSRTKYLELLGYRKDDLRNKITSALNKEGHADGELGEAPAESDAPVPNERDESQAAEEPFLGERVKDNKQETEDLGSAKKTFNISVSGDVDGLITQALLTGNFESAVDLCLHDNRMADAIILAIAGGQELLSRTQEKYFLKMQSKITRLITAVVTKNWKEIVQSCDLQNWREALAAVLTYARPDEFAALCDLLGNRLESEGDSLLQTQACLCYICAGNVEKLVACWTKAQDGNSPLSLQDLIEKVVILRKAVQLTQAVDPNAVGALLAEKMSQYANLLAAQGSIAAALTFLPTSTNQPNIVLLRDRLCRAQGELPVRQEAVKAPYDRQPMPKGRAGAVAGQMQGPQAPAQQYYQQVRIAPTVTTWSNKTPTALPSHPPAGCPSDTQGDNPPPPGFILPGAANPSAPQPAASSAYSMYSQAGARPAYPQTYQATQQYSFGTGGPALYQPQQPLSAPASASYPNPATNTTPPYLPSAPAHPAPTPLYPGQPQPSPTGPNPASSFPLPPSGASFQHGRPGLPATSVAYALPTGPTGPQNGWNDPPALNRAAKKKKVPDNFMPPVPITSPIMTPLADPQSQMQQAPAPPAGAPSFQAPHLPAGQPALQGPYPPAPQPLGPCIVPPAVSKPSTEGAPGAPIGNAIQHVQALPTEKITKKPIPEEHLILKTTFEALIQRCLLSASDPQTKRKLDDANKRLECLYDKLREQTLSPTIISGLHNIVKSIEIRNYMEGLNIHTHIVSTSNFSETSAFMPVLKVVLTQANKLGV, encoded by the exons atGAAGCTGAAGGAGGTTGACCGCACTGCCATGCAGGCATGGAGCCCTGCCGAGCAGCACCCCATCTATCTGGCCACAG GTACGTCGGCCCAGCAGCTGGATGCAACCTTCAGTACGAGTGCTTCCCTGGAAATATTCGAGCTGGACTTATCGGACCCTTCGCTGGATATGAAGTCCTGTGccaccttctcctcctctcacaG GTACCACAAGCTGATCTGGGGGCCGCACAGCATGACCGCAGGCGAGCGAGTCTCCGGAGTCCTGATCGCTGGGGGCGAGAATGGGAATGTCATTTTGTATGACCCAGCCAAAATCATAGCTGGAGACACCGAAGTCATCATTGCCCAGAAAGACAAGCACACAGGGCCCGTGAGAGCACTTGATGTCAACATGTTCCAG ACTAATCTGGTGGCCTCTGGTGCTAATGAGTCTGAAATCTATATCTGGGACTTGAATAATTTTGCCACGCCGATGACTCCAGGAGTGAAGACGCAG CCTCTCGAGGACATCAGCTGCATCGCCTGGAACAGGCAAGTCCAGCACATCCTGGCATCTGCCAGCCCCAGTGGCCGAGCCACTGTGTGGGATCTCAGGAAGAACGAACCCATCATCAAAGTCAGTGACCACAACAACCGG ATGCACTGCTCGGGCCTGGCATGGCACCCCGATGTTGCTACCCAGATGGTCCTGGCCTCGGAGGATGACAGATTGCCCGTGATTCAGATGTGGGACCTTAGATTTGCCTCCTCGCCGCTGCGTGTTTTGGAAAGCCACACAAG GGGTATCTTGGCCATTGCTTGGAGTATGGCAgattcagagctgctgcttagCTGTGGGAAGGATGCTAAAATTCTGTGCTCCAACCCTAACACGGGCGAG GTGCTGTATGAGTTGCCAACCAACACGCAGTGGTGCTTTGACATCCAGTGGTGTCCCAGAAACCCTGCCGTCCTGTCCGCTGCTTCGTTTGACGGGCGGATCAGCGTTTACTCCATTATGGGAGGCAGCACGGACGGCTTGAGGCAGAAGCAAGTGGACCAG cTTTCGTCCTCCTTTGGGAACCTGGATCCATTTGGTACAGGACAGCCCCTCCCGCccctgcagcttccccagcagACTGCCCCACAGAGCGTCGTTCTGCCCCTAAAGAAACCACCCAAGTGGATCCGGCGACCCGTGGGAGCATCATTCTCG TTTGGAGGCAAGTTGGTTACATTTGAGAATGCcaagcctcagcagcagccaggcatcgatcagcagcagcagcgtcaCCACGTCTACGTGAGCCAGGTTGTTACAGAGAAGGAGTTCCTGGCACGCTCCaaccagctgcaggaggctgtgcAGTCTGAAGGCTTCATCAGCTACTGCCAGAAGAAAATTGACATGGCCCAGGCTGACTTTGAGAAGAATGTGTGGGCTTTCTTAAAG GTGAATTTTGAAGAAGATTCACGTACCAAATATCTTGAGCTGTTGGGATACAGGAAGGATGACCTGAGGAATAAG ATTACGTCAGCTCTGAATAAAGAGGGTCATGCAGACGGTGAACTGGGAGAG GCTCCTGCAGAATCTGATGCACCTGTACCGAACGAGAGGGATGaaagccaggctgcagaggagccGTTCTTGGGAGAG aGGGTGAAAGACAATAAGCAAGAAACTGAAGATTTGGGATCTGCCAAGAAGACGTTCAACATCTCTGTCAgtggag ATGTGGATGGCTTGATTACCCAAGCTTTGCTGACTGGTAACTTTGAGAGCGCAGTAGATCTCTGTTTGCACGATAACCGCATGGCTGATGCCATTATCTTGGCCATCGCAGGCGGACAAGAGCTGCTTTCTAGGACACAGGAAAAGTACTTTCTGAAGATGCAGAGCAAAATCACCAGG CTCATCACTGCAGTTGTAACAAAGAACTGGAAGGAGATTGTGCAGTCTTGTGATCTGCAGAATTGGAGAGAGGCTTTGGCTGCTGTGCTTACTTACGCCAGGCCGGATGAGTTTGCAGCCCTTTGTG ATCTCCTGGGTAACAGGCTGGAGAGCGAGGGGGACAGCCTTCTGCAGACGCAGGCCTGTCTCTGTTATATCTGTGCCGGCAATGTGGAAAAGCTTGTTGCCTGCTGGACCAAAGCTCAGGATGGAAACAGCCCCTTGTCTCTTCAG GATTTAATAGAGAAAGTTGTGATCCTGCGCAAGGCTGTGCAGCTCACCCAGGCTGTGGACCCAAATGCTGTGGGGGCCCTTCTGGCTGAGAAGATGAGCCAGTACGCCAAcctcctggctgcccagggcagcatTGCTGCAGCTCTGACCTTCCTGCCCACCAGCACCAACCAG CCAAACATCGTGCTGTTACGGGACAGGCTTTGCAGAGCCCAAGGGGAGCTGCCGGTGAGACAGGAGGCCGTCAAGGCACCATACGACAGACAGCCCATGCCCAAAGGACGAGCTGGCGCTGTGGCAGGGCAGATGCAAGGGCCTCAGGCCCCAGCACAGCAGTATTACCAACAG GTTAGAATTGCCCCTACTGTCACTACCTGGAGTAACAAAACTCCCACTGCCCTTCCCAGCCATCCTCCTGCAGGATGTCCCTCTGACACACAG GGAGACAACCCACCTCCTCCGGGATTCATCCTGCCGGGAGCCGCGAACCCCAGCGCGCCGCAGCCAGCCGCATCCTCAGCCTACAGCATGTACTCGCAAGCCGGGGCCCGGCCCGCCTACCCGCAGA CATATCAGGCCACACAGCAGTACTCTTTCGGAACGGGGGGACCAGCTCTCTATCAGCCTCAGCAGcctctctctgcccctgcttcaGCCTCTTACCCGAACCCTGCCACTAACACCACCCCTCCCTACCTGccctctgcccctgcccaccctgcGCCCACCCCGCTGTACCCGGGGCAGCCTCAGCCCTCCCCCACCGGCCCCAACcctgcctcttccttccccctccctccttctggTGCATCCTTTCAGCATGGCAGGCCAGGACTTCCAGCAACTTCTGTGGCTTATGCATTGCCTACTGGACCAACAG GGCCTCAGAACGGCTGGAACGACCCTCCTGCCCTGAACAGGGCTGCgaagaagaaaaag GTCCCCGATAACTTCATGCCCCCGGTCCCCATCACGTCCCCCATCATGACCCCCCTGGCAGACCCGCAGTCTCAGATGCAGCAGGCTCCGGCACCGCCCGCGGGCGCTCCCAGCTTCCAGGCTCCGCACCTCCCCGCGGGGCAGCCGGCGCTGCAGGGCCCCTACCCgcctgccccccagcccctggggccgTGCATCGTTCCTCCCGCTGTCTCCAAACCCAGCACCGAGGGGGCTCCGGGGGCCCCGATTGGCAATGCCATCCAG CACGTGCAGGCACTGCCAACAGAGAAGATAACCAAGAAGCCCATCCCTGAGGAGCACCTTATTCTGAAGACCACGTTTGAAGCTCTTATCCAGCGGTGCCTGCTGTCTGCCTCTGATCCA
- the SEC31A gene encoding protein transport protein Sec31A isoform X7: MKLKEVDRTAMQAWSPAEQHPIYLATGTSAQQLDATFSTSASLEIFELDLSDPSLDMKSCATFSSSHRYHKLIWGPHSMTAGERVSGVLIAGGENGNVILYDPAKIIAGDTEVIIAQKDKHTGPVRALDVNMFQTNLVASGANESEIYIWDLNNFATPMTPGVKTQPLEDISCIAWNRQVQHILASASPSGRATVWDLRKNEPIIKVSDHNNRMHCSGLAWHPDVATQMVLASEDDRLPVIQMWDLRFASSPLRVLESHTRGILAIAWSMADSELLLSCGKDAKILCSNPNTGEVLYELPTNTQWCFDIQWCPRNPAVLSAASFDGRISVYSIMGGSTDGLRQKQVDQLSSSFGNLDPFGTGQPLPPLQLPQQTAPQSVVLPLKKPPKWIRRPVGASFSFGGKLVTFENAKPQQQPGIDQQQQRHHVYVSQVVTEKEFLARSNQLQEAVQSEGFISYCQKKIDMAQADFEKNVWAFLKVNFEEDSRTKYLELLGYRKDDLRNKITSALNKEGHADGELGEAPAESDAPVPNERDESQAAEEPFLGERVKDNKQETEDLGSAKKTFNISVSGDVDGLITQALLTGNFESAVDLCLHDNRMADAIILAIAGGQELLSRTQEKYFLKMQSKITRLITAVVTKNWKEIVQSCDLQNWREALAAVLTYARPDEFAALCDLLGNRLESEGDSLLQTQACLCYICAGNVEKLVACWTKAQDGNSPLSLQDLIEKVVILRKAVQLTQAVDPNAVGALLAEKMSQYANLLAAQGSIAAALTFLPTSTNQPNIVLLRDRLCRAQGELPVRQEAVKAPYDRQPMPKGRAGAVAGQMQGPQAPAQQYYQQGDNPPPPGFILPGAANPSAPQPAASSAYSMYSQAGARPAYPQTYQATQQYSFGTGGPALYQPQQPLSAPASASYPNPATNTTPPYLPSAPAHPAPTPLYPGQPQPSPTGPNPASSFPLPPSGASFQHGRPGLPATSVAYALPTGPTGTLPAASDLPASQRTENLPAQDQASPLAGELGPQNGWNDPPALNRAAKKKKVPDNFMPPVPITSPIMTPLADPQSQMQQAPAPPAGAPSFQAPHLPAGQPALQGPYPPAPQPLGPCIVPPAVSKPSTEGAPGAPIGNAIQHVQALPTEKITKKPIPEEHLILKTTFEALIQRCLLSASDPQTKRKLDDANKRLECLYDKLREQTLSPTIISGLHNIVKSIEIRNYMEGLNIHTHIVSTSNFSETSAFMPVLKVVLTQANKLGV, translated from the exons atGAAGCTGAAGGAGGTTGACCGCACTGCCATGCAGGCATGGAGCCCTGCCGAGCAGCACCCCATCTATCTGGCCACAG GTACGTCGGCCCAGCAGCTGGATGCAACCTTCAGTACGAGTGCTTCCCTGGAAATATTCGAGCTGGACTTATCGGACCCTTCGCTGGATATGAAGTCCTGTGccaccttctcctcctctcacaG GTACCACAAGCTGATCTGGGGGCCGCACAGCATGACCGCAGGCGAGCGAGTCTCCGGAGTCCTGATCGCTGGGGGCGAGAATGGGAATGTCATTTTGTATGACCCAGCCAAAATCATAGCTGGAGACACCGAAGTCATCATTGCCCAGAAAGACAAGCACACAGGGCCCGTGAGAGCACTTGATGTCAACATGTTCCAG ACTAATCTGGTGGCCTCTGGTGCTAATGAGTCTGAAATCTATATCTGGGACTTGAATAATTTTGCCACGCCGATGACTCCAGGAGTGAAGACGCAG CCTCTCGAGGACATCAGCTGCATCGCCTGGAACAGGCAAGTCCAGCACATCCTGGCATCTGCCAGCCCCAGTGGCCGAGCCACTGTGTGGGATCTCAGGAAGAACGAACCCATCATCAAAGTCAGTGACCACAACAACCGG ATGCACTGCTCGGGCCTGGCATGGCACCCCGATGTTGCTACCCAGATGGTCCTGGCCTCGGAGGATGACAGATTGCCCGTGATTCAGATGTGGGACCTTAGATTTGCCTCCTCGCCGCTGCGTGTTTTGGAAAGCCACACAAG GGGTATCTTGGCCATTGCTTGGAGTATGGCAgattcagagctgctgcttagCTGTGGGAAGGATGCTAAAATTCTGTGCTCCAACCCTAACACGGGCGAG GTGCTGTATGAGTTGCCAACCAACACGCAGTGGTGCTTTGACATCCAGTGGTGTCCCAGAAACCCTGCCGTCCTGTCCGCTGCTTCGTTTGACGGGCGGATCAGCGTTTACTCCATTATGGGAGGCAGCACGGACGGCTTGAGGCAGAAGCAAGTGGACCAG cTTTCGTCCTCCTTTGGGAACCTGGATCCATTTGGTACAGGACAGCCCCTCCCGCccctgcagcttccccagcagACTGCCCCACAGAGCGTCGTTCTGCCCCTAAAGAAACCACCCAAGTGGATCCGGCGACCCGTGGGAGCATCATTCTCG TTTGGAGGCAAGTTGGTTACATTTGAGAATGCcaagcctcagcagcagccaggcatcgatcagcagcagcagcgtcaCCACGTCTACGTGAGCCAGGTTGTTACAGAGAAGGAGTTCCTGGCACGCTCCaaccagctgcaggaggctgtgcAGTCTGAAGGCTTCATCAGCTACTGCCAGAAGAAAATTGACATGGCCCAGGCTGACTTTGAGAAGAATGTGTGGGCTTTCTTAAAG GTGAATTTTGAAGAAGATTCACGTACCAAATATCTTGAGCTGTTGGGATACAGGAAGGATGACCTGAGGAATAAG ATTACGTCAGCTCTGAATAAAGAGGGTCATGCAGACGGTGAACTGGGAGAG GCTCCTGCAGAATCTGATGCACCTGTACCGAACGAGAGGGATGaaagccaggctgcagaggagccGTTCTTGGGAGAG aGGGTGAAAGACAATAAGCAAGAAACTGAAGATTTGGGATCTGCCAAGAAGACGTTCAACATCTCTGTCAgtggag ATGTGGATGGCTTGATTACCCAAGCTTTGCTGACTGGTAACTTTGAGAGCGCAGTAGATCTCTGTTTGCACGATAACCGCATGGCTGATGCCATTATCTTGGCCATCGCAGGCGGACAAGAGCTGCTTTCTAGGACACAGGAAAAGTACTTTCTGAAGATGCAGAGCAAAATCACCAGG CTCATCACTGCAGTTGTAACAAAGAACTGGAAGGAGATTGTGCAGTCTTGTGATCTGCAGAATTGGAGAGAGGCTTTGGCTGCTGTGCTTACTTACGCCAGGCCGGATGAGTTTGCAGCCCTTTGTG ATCTCCTGGGTAACAGGCTGGAGAGCGAGGGGGACAGCCTTCTGCAGACGCAGGCCTGTCTCTGTTATATCTGTGCCGGCAATGTGGAAAAGCTTGTTGCCTGCTGGACCAAAGCTCAGGATGGAAACAGCCCCTTGTCTCTTCAG GATTTAATAGAGAAAGTTGTGATCCTGCGCAAGGCTGTGCAGCTCACCCAGGCTGTGGACCCAAATGCTGTGGGGGCCCTTCTGGCTGAGAAGATGAGCCAGTACGCCAAcctcctggctgcccagggcagcatTGCTGCAGCTCTGACCTTCCTGCCCACCAGCACCAACCAG CCAAACATCGTGCTGTTACGGGACAGGCTTTGCAGAGCCCAAGGGGAGCTGCCGGTGAGACAGGAGGCCGTCAAGGCACCATACGACAGACAGCCCATGCCCAAAGGACGAGCTGGCGCTGTGGCAGGGCAGATGCAAGGGCCTCAGGCCCCAGCACAGCAGTATTACCAACAG GGAGACAACCCACCTCCTCCGGGATTCATCCTGCCGGGAGCCGCGAACCCCAGCGCGCCGCAGCCAGCCGCATCCTCAGCCTACAGCATGTACTCGCAAGCCGGGGCCCGGCCCGCCTACCCGCAGA CATATCAGGCCACACAGCAGTACTCTTTCGGAACGGGGGGACCAGCTCTCTATCAGCCTCAGCAGcctctctctgcccctgcttcaGCCTCTTACCCGAACCCTGCCACTAACACCACCCCTCCCTACCTGccctctgcccctgcccaccctgcGCCCACCCCGCTGTACCCGGGGCAGCCTCAGCCCTCCCCCACCGGCCCCAACcctgcctcttccttccccctccctccttctggTGCATCCTTTCAGCATGGCAGGCCAGGACTTCCAGCAACTTCTGTGGCTTATGCATTGCCTACTGGACCAACAGGTActctgcctgcagccagtgACCTTCCTGCATCCCAGAGAACAG AAAACCTACCAGCTCAAGACCAGGCCTCTCCCCTGGCAGGTGAACTAG GGCCTCAGAACGGCTGGAACGACCCTCCTGCCCTGAACAGGGCTGCgaagaagaaaaag GTCCCCGATAACTTCATGCCCCCGGTCCCCATCACGTCCCCCATCATGACCCCCCTGGCAGACCCGCAGTCTCAGATGCAGCAGGCTCCGGCACCGCCCGCGGGCGCTCCCAGCTTCCAGGCTCCGCACCTCCCCGCGGGGCAGCCGGCGCTGCAGGGCCCCTACCCgcctgccccccagcccctggggccgTGCATCGTTCCTCCCGCTGTCTCCAAACCCAGCACCGAGGGGGCTCCGGGGGCCCCGATTGGCAATGCCATCCAG CACGTGCAGGCACTGCCAACAGAGAAGATAACCAAGAAGCCCATCCCTGAGGAGCACCTTATTCTGAAGACCACGTTTGAAGCTCTTATCCAGCGGTGCCTGCTGTCTGCCTCTGATCCA
- the SEC31A gene encoding protein transport protein Sec31A isoform X10, with product MKLKEVDRTAMQAWSPAEQHPIYLATGTSAQQLDATFSTSASLEIFELDLSDPSLDMKSCATFSSSHRYHKLIWGPHSMTAGERVSGVLIAGGENGNVILYDPAKIIAGDTEVIIAQKDKHTGPVRALDVNMFQTNLVASGANESEIYIWDLNNFATPMTPGVKTQPLEDISCIAWNRQVQHILASASPSGRATVWDLRKNEPIIKVSDHNNRMHCSGLAWHPDVATQMVLASEDDRLPVIQMWDLRFASSPLRVLESHTRGILAIAWSMADSELLLSCGKDAKILCSNPNTGEVLYELPTNTQWCFDIQWCPRNPAVLSAASFDGRISVYSIMGGSTDGLRQKQVDQLSSSFGNLDPFGTGQPLPPLQLPQQTAPQSVVLPLKKPPKWIRRPVGASFSFGGKLVTFENAKPQQQPGIDQQQQRHHVYVSQVVTEKEFLARSNQLQEAVQSEGFISYCQKKIDMAQADFEKNVWAFLKVNFEEDSRTKYLELLGYRKDDLRNKITSALNKEGHADGELGEAPAESDAPVPNERDESQAAEEPFLGERVKDNKQETEDLGSAKKTFNISVSGDVDGLITQALLTGNFESAVDLCLHDNRMADAIILAIAGGQELLSRTQEKYFLKMQSKITRLITAVVTKNWKEIVQSCDLQNWREALAAVLTYARPDEFAALCDLLGNRLESEGDSLLQTQACLCYICAGNVEKLVACWTKAQDGNSPLSLQDLIEKVVILRKAVQLTQAVDPNAVGALLAEKMSQYANLLAAQGSIAAALTFLPTSTNQPNIVLLRDRLCRAQGELPVRQEAVKAPYDRQPMPKGRAGAVAGQMQGPQAPAQQYYQQVRIAPTVTTWSNKTPTALPSHPPAGCPSDTQGDNPPPPGFILPGAANPSAPQPAASSAYSMYSQAGARPAYPQRPQNGWNDPPALNRAAKKKKVPDNFMPPVPITSPIMTPLADPQSQMQQAPAPPAGAPSFQAPHLPAGQPALQGPYPPAPQPLGPCIVPPAVSKPSTEGAPGAPIGNAIQHVQALPTEKITKKPIPEEHLILKTTFEALIQRCLLSASDPQTKRKLDDANKRLECLYDKLREQTLSPTIISGLHNIVKSIEIRNYMEGLNIHTHIVSTSNFSETSAFMPVLKVVLTQANKLGV from the exons atGAAGCTGAAGGAGGTTGACCGCACTGCCATGCAGGCATGGAGCCCTGCCGAGCAGCACCCCATCTATCTGGCCACAG GTACGTCGGCCCAGCAGCTGGATGCAACCTTCAGTACGAGTGCTTCCCTGGAAATATTCGAGCTGGACTTATCGGACCCTTCGCTGGATATGAAGTCCTGTGccaccttctcctcctctcacaG GTACCACAAGCTGATCTGGGGGCCGCACAGCATGACCGCAGGCGAGCGAGTCTCCGGAGTCCTGATCGCTGGGGGCGAGAATGGGAATGTCATTTTGTATGACCCAGCCAAAATCATAGCTGGAGACACCGAAGTCATCATTGCCCAGAAAGACAAGCACACAGGGCCCGTGAGAGCACTTGATGTCAACATGTTCCAG ACTAATCTGGTGGCCTCTGGTGCTAATGAGTCTGAAATCTATATCTGGGACTTGAATAATTTTGCCACGCCGATGACTCCAGGAGTGAAGACGCAG CCTCTCGAGGACATCAGCTGCATCGCCTGGAACAGGCAAGTCCAGCACATCCTGGCATCTGCCAGCCCCAGTGGCCGAGCCACTGTGTGGGATCTCAGGAAGAACGAACCCATCATCAAAGTCAGTGACCACAACAACCGG ATGCACTGCTCGGGCCTGGCATGGCACCCCGATGTTGCTACCCAGATGGTCCTGGCCTCGGAGGATGACAGATTGCCCGTGATTCAGATGTGGGACCTTAGATTTGCCTCCTCGCCGCTGCGTGTTTTGGAAAGCCACACAAG GGGTATCTTGGCCATTGCTTGGAGTATGGCAgattcagagctgctgcttagCTGTGGGAAGGATGCTAAAATTCTGTGCTCCAACCCTAACACGGGCGAG GTGCTGTATGAGTTGCCAACCAACACGCAGTGGTGCTTTGACATCCAGTGGTGTCCCAGAAACCCTGCCGTCCTGTCCGCTGCTTCGTTTGACGGGCGGATCAGCGTTTACTCCATTATGGGAGGCAGCACGGACGGCTTGAGGCAGAAGCAAGTGGACCAG cTTTCGTCCTCCTTTGGGAACCTGGATCCATTTGGTACAGGACAGCCCCTCCCGCccctgcagcttccccagcagACTGCCCCACAGAGCGTCGTTCTGCCCCTAAAGAAACCACCCAAGTGGATCCGGCGACCCGTGGGAGCATCATTCTCG TTTGGAGGCAAGTTGGTTACATTTGAGAATGCcaagcctcagcagcagccaggcatcgatcagcagcagcagcgtcaCCACGTCTACGTGAGCCAGGTTGTTACAGAGAAGGAGTTCCTGGCACGCTCCaaccagctgcaggaggctgtgcAGTCTGAAGGCTTCATCAGCTACTGCCAGAAGAAAATTGACATGGCCCAGGCTGACTTTGAGAAGAATGTGTGGGCTTTCTTAAAG GTGAATTTTGAAGAAGATTCACGTACCAAATATCTTGAGCTGTTGGGATACAGGAAGGATGACCTGAGGAATAAG ATTACGTCAGCTCTGAATAAAGAGGGTCATGCAGACGGTGAACTGGGAGAG GCTCCTGCAGAATCTGATGCACCTGTACCGAACGAGAGGGATGaaagccaggctgcagaggagccGTTCTTGGGAGAG aGGGTGAAAGACAATAAGCAAGAAACTGAAGATTTGGGATCTGCCAAGAAGACGTTCAACATCTCTGTCAgtggag ATGTGGATGGCTTGATTACCCAAGCTTTGCTGACTGGTAACTTTGAGAGCGCAGTAGATCTCTGTTTGCACGATAACCGCATGGCTGATGCCATTATCTTGGCCATCGCAGGCGGACAAGAGCTGCTTTCTAGGACACAGGAAAAGTACTTTCTGAAGATGCAGAGCAAAATCACCAGG CTCATCACTGCAGTTGTAACAAAGAACTGGAAGGAGATTGTGCAGTCTTGTGATCTGCAGAATTGGAGAGAGGCTTTGGCTGCTGTGCTTACTTACGCCAGGCCGGATGAGTTTGCAGCCCTTTGTG ATCTCCTGGGTAACAGGCTGGAGAGCGAGGGGGACAGCCTTCTGCAGACGCAGGCCTGTCTCTGTTATATCTGTGCCGGCAATGTGGAAAAGCTTGTTGCCTGCTGGACCAAAGCTCAGGATGGAAACAGCCCCTTGTCTCTTCAG GATTTAATAGAGAAAGTTGTGATCCTGCGCAAGGCTGTGCAGCTCACCCAGGCTGTGGACCCAAATGCTGTGGGGGCCCTTCTGGCTGAGAAGATGAGCCAGTACGCCAAcctcctggctgcccagggcagcatTGCTGCAGCTCTGACCTTCCTGCCCACCAGCACCAACCAG CCAAACATCGTGCTGTTACGGGACAGGCTTTGCAGAGCCCAAGGGGAGCTGCCGGTGAGACAGGAGGCCGTCAAGGCACCATACGACAGACAGCCCATGCCCAAAGGACGAGCTGGCGCTGTGGCAGGGCAGATGCAAGGGCCTCAGGCCCCAGCACAGCAGTATTACCAACAG GTTAGAATTGCCCCTACTGTCACTACCTGGAGTAACAAAACTCCCACTGCCCTTCCCAGCCATCCTCCTGCAGGATGTCCCTCTGACACACAG GGAGACAACCCACCTCCTCCGGGATTCATCCTGCCGGGAGCCGCGAACCCCAGCGCGCCGCAGCCAGCCGCATCCTCAGCCTACAGCATGTACTCGCAAGCCGGGGCCCGGCCCGCCTACCCGCAGA GGCCTCAGAACGGCTGGAACGACCCTCCTGCCCTGAACAGGGCTGCgaagaagaaaaag GTCCCCGATAACTTCATGCCCCCGGTCCCCATCACGTCCCCCATCATGACCCCCCTGGCAGACCCGCAGTCTCAGATGCAGCAGGCTCCGGCACCGCCCGCGGGCGCTCCCAGCTTCCAGGCTCCGCACCTCCCCGCGGGGCAGCCGGCGCTGCAGGGCCCCTACCCgcctgccccccagcccctggggccgTGCATCGTTCCTCCCGCTGTCTCCAAACCCAGCACCGAGGGGGCTCCGGGGGCCCCGATTGGCAATGCCATCCAG CACGTGCAGGCACTGCCAACAGAGAAGATAACCAAGAAGCCCATCCCTGAGGAGCACCTTATTCTGAAGACCACGTTTGAAGCTCTTATCCAGCGGTGCCTGCTGTCTGCCTCTGATCCA